One Bacteroidia bacterium DNA segment encodes these proteins:
- the dnaN gene encoding DNA polymerase III subunit beta gives MNFVVSSSELFAHLQSIKQVISSKNSLPILDNFLFQVDGKNLKVTASDLESTLITGMELANVEGEGVIAIEAKRLLDILKEFAEQPLTFNINTENFNVDVLSQNGKFSLIGQDGNDFPKLPAFKKAKGSQLNLKSELVLNGINKTLFATADDELRPVMNGIYIEISAEEIRFVASDAHKLVRYKRFDVKTDVVSSFILPKKPASLLKNLLVKGVNEIVLEFDDKNAFFTIGTNKLICRLVDGNYPAYNSVIPVDNPNKLSVDRVELINSLKRVSVFSNQATNLVRLQITGNQLTISAQDIDFAISAVERISCNFEGDSMEIGFKSVFLMEILLNLSANEVRFELSDPTRAGIILPSEADNKDEEVLMLLMPMMLNESI, from the coding sequence ATGAATTTTGTAGTATCTAGTTCGGAGTTATTCGCTCATTTGCAATCTATTAAACAGGTTATTAGTTCAAAAAACTCTTTGCCTATACTTGATAATTTTTTGTTTCAAGTTGATGGTAAAAATCTAAAAGTAACAGCTTCAGATTTAGAGTCAACTCTAATAACAGGCATGGAGTTAGCAAATGTTGAAGGAGAAGGAGTAATTGCAATTGAAGCAAAACGTTTACTTGATATTTTAAAAGAATTTGCTGAACAGCCACTTACTTTTAATATCAATACTGAAAATTTTAATGTAGATGTTTTATCACAAAACGGAAAATTTTCATTAATTGGTCAGGATGGAAATGATTTTCCAAAATTGCCTGCATTTAAAAAAGCAAAAGGCTCGCAACTAAATTTAAAATCAGAATTGGTTTTAAATGGAATTAACAAAACTTTGTTTGCTACTGCTGACGATGAGTTACGACCTGTAATGAATGGAATTTACATAGAAATTTCTGCAGAAGAAATTCGTTTTGTTGCATCTGATGCTCACAAATTGGTTCGTTATAAAAGATTTGATGTTAAAACAGATGTGGTTTCTTCTTTTATTCTTCCTAAAAAACCAGCTTCATTACTAAAAAATCTTTTGGTTAAAGGTGTTAATGAAATCGTATTGGAGTTCGACGATAAAAATGCATTTTTTACTATTGGTACTAATAAATTAATCTGCCGTCTTGTTGATGGAAATTATCCTGCTTATAATTCAGTTATACCTGTTGATAATCCTAATAAATTATCGGTTGACAGAGTTGAGTTAATTAACAGTTTAAAAAGAGTTAGTGTATTTTCTAATCAGGCAACAAATTTGGTTAGATTACAAATTACAGGAAATCAGCTTACAATATCAGCACAGGATATCGATTTTGCGATTTCTGCAGTTGAGAGAATTTCATGTAATTTCGAAGGCGATTCAATGGAAATAGGTTTTAAATCTGTGTTCTTAATGGAAATTCTTCTAAACCTTTCAGCAAACGAGGTAAGATTTGAGTTGTCAGATCCAACCCGTGCTGGAATTATTTTACCATCAGAAGCAGACAATAAAGATGAAGAAGTATTAATGTTGCTTATGCCAATGATGCTAAATGAAAGTATTTAA
- a CDS encoding DUF4340 domain-containing protein, with product MKNKLVLIIFLIFLIIAAVVYFTQQKGTTKKELTDFAVKDTALVTKIFMVDKKNNQVILTRENSYWKVNNKYIARQDAIGILLETIASVKMKSPVPKPSIDNIIKRLATKSVKVEIYQGENLVKTYYVGEPTADQGGTYMILDNSSVPFITHKPGFIGYLSTRYFVDEKLWRDNSVFMYSYSDIVSVSVSIQNAPDKAFTVFNDGNNIFRLQDFNKKEVTGFNSLIVKEFIAGYKKVKCESYVNEFFSDSRLDSLLQVKPLAILSVTDKKGEVNTLKLYLRPNFSGALDDNGKPITSDPDAMYGILNNERQVLVCQYYVFDPLMKNIEYFFQKTPS from the coding sequence ATGAAAAACAAACTGGTATTAATTATTTTTTTAATTTTTCTGATAATTGCAGCTGTAGTTTATTTTACACAGCAAAAAGGCACAACAAAAAAAGAATTGACTGATTTTGCAGTAAAAGATACTGCATTGGTAACCAAAATTTTTATGGTTGATAAAAAGAACAACCAGGTAATTCTTACCCGCGAAAATAGTTATTGGAAAGTTAATAATAAATATATAGCACGTCAGGATGCTATTGGAATTTTACTAGAAACTATTGCTTCTGTTAAAATGAAATCTCCTGTACCAAAGCCATCAATAGATAATATAATAAAACGACTTGCTACAAAATCTGTAAAAGTTGAAATATATCAGGGCGAAAATCTTGTGAAAACATATTATGTAGGTGAGCCAACTGCAGATCAGGGAGGCACTTATATGATACTTGATAATTCCTCAGTACCATTTATTACACATAAACCAGGTTTTATAGGTTATTTATCTACAAGATATTTTGTTGATGAAAAATTATGGCGGGATAATTCAGTGTTTATGTATTCATACTCTGATATTGTATCAGTTTCTGTTAGTATTCAAAATGCCCCCGATAAGGCTTTTACAGTATTTAATGATGGAAATAATATTTTTAGATTGCAGGATTTTAACAAAAAAGAGGTTACCGGATTTAATTCATTAATAGTTAAAGAATTTATTGCAGGTTATAAAAAGGTTAAATGCGAATCATATGTAAATGAATTTTTTTCTGATAGTAGATTAGATTCATTATTACAAGTAAAACCATTAGCAATTCTTTCTGTTACAGATAAAAAAGGTGAAGTAAATACCTTGAAATTATATTTAAGACCAAATTTTTCAGGTGCGTTAGATGATAATGGTAAACCTATTACTTCTGATCCCGATGCTATGTATGGAATATTAAATAACGAAAGGCAAGTTCTTGTTTGTCAGTATTATGTATTTGATCCGTTAATGAAGAATATTGAATATTTCTTTCAGAAAACACCATCTTAA